Proteins from a genomic interval of Mustela lutreola isolate mMusLut2 chromosome 4, mMusLut2.pri, whole genome shotgun sequence:
- the LOC131829706 gene encoding ATP synthase subunit gamma, mitochondrial, giving the protein MFSRAGVAVLSGWAVQPQWIQVRNMATLKDITRRLKSIKNIQKITKSMKMVAAAKYARAERELKPARVYGIGSLALYEKADIKVPEDKKKHLLIGVSSDRGLCGAIHSSVAKQMKNEVATLTAAGKEVMLVGIGDKIRGILHRTHSDQFLVSFKEVGRKPPTFGDASVIALELLNSGYEFDEGSIIFNRFRSVISYKTEEKPIFSLETVASAESMSIYDDVDADVLQNYQEYNLANIIYYSLKESTTSEQSARMTAMDNASKNASEMIDKLTLTFNRTRQAVITKELIEIISGAAALD; this is encoded by the coding sequence ATGTTCTCTCGGGCGGGCGTCGCTGTGCTCTCGGGCTGGGCAGTGCAGCCGCAATGGATCCAAGTTCGAAATATGGCAACTTTAAAAGATATTACCAGACGACTAAAGTCGATCAAAAACATCCAGAAAATCACCAAGTCTATGAAAATGGTAGCAGCAGCAAAATATGCCCGAGCTGAGAGGGAGCTGAAACCAGCTCGAGTGTACGGGATAGGATCTTTGGCTCTGTATGAAAAAGCTGATATTAAGGTGCCTGAAGACAAGAAGAAGCACCTGCTTATCGGTGTGTCCTCAGATAGAGGGCTCTGTGGTGCTATTCATTCCTCGGTTGCTAAACAGATGAAAAATGAGGTGGCCACGCTCACAGCAGCCGGGAAGGAAGTCATGCTTGTTGGAATTGGTGATAAAATCAGGGGTATACTTCATAGGACTCACTCGGACCAGTTTCTGGTGTCCTTCAAAGAAGTGGGAAGAAAACCTCCTACTTTTGGAGATGCATCCGTCATTGCCCTTGAACTGCTAAATTCTGGATATGAATTTGACGAAGGGTCTATCATCTTTAATCGGTTCAGGTCTGTCATCTCgtacaagacagaagaaaaacctATCTTTTCCCTTGAAACCGTTGCAAGTGCTGAGAGCATGAGCATCTATGATGATGTCGATGCTGACGTGCTGCAGAATTACCAAGAATACAATTTGGCCAACATCATCTACTATTCGCTAAAGGAGTCCACCACGAGTGAGCAAAGTGCCAGGATGACGGCTATGGACAACGCCAGCAAGAATGCTTCCGAGATGATTGACAAACTGACTTTGACGTTCAATCGCACCCGCCAGGCTGTCATCACGAAGGAGTTGATTGAAATCATCTCTGGTGCAGCAGCTCTGGATTAA